A window of the Mesotoga prima MesG1.Ag.4.2 genome harbors these coding sequences:
- a CDS encoding heavy metal translocating P-type ATPase: MSFENNHVKEEYIVEGMTCAACVRAVEKAVSKIEGVERPVVNLATERLTFEVSQEVDKGRVFEAVERAGYSLKEIPVFRKAVMEIDGMTCAACSAAVEKAIGRLHGVENVSVNLSSDTVSFKYDPNILKIGEVKKVVEKAGYRPGNLVTEAFEESRLKKEAAIASYKRKFIFSAAFALPLLIIAMGHMMGLSLPAIIDPHLNPLNFAIVQLILTIPIVVAGRDFYSKGIPNLFRGSPNMDTLVGLGTGAAFSYGIFATVQIALGRHSYVGDLYFESAGVIIALISLGKYLENLSRGRTSDAIMKLMNLSPETALVKRQDVFEEVAIEEIEVGDVLLVKPGMRIPVDGEVLNGASSVDQSMITGESIPVDISESSKVIGGTTNINGAFEMRATVVGSDTLLSRIIKLVEDAQSSKAPIARMADVVSGYFVPFVLVIAAVTFLVWMTLGYGLVFSMSMMIAVLVIACPCALGLATPTAIMVGTGRGAEMGILFRNGEALETTHKIGAVVFDKTGTITEGRPRLVDVHTFGKHERERVMQISASIASKSSHPLDVAISGAYSGPLLEVSSFEAYSGKGILARVSGQEVKMGNHRFTSLTPEEMKFVDELSSEGKTPVVVSIEGRAAAVLRIADVVREDSLDAIKSLKKMGIDTYMMTGDNSRTAMAIANQVGIENVISEVMPEDKAKKVSDLKREGKTVMMVGDGINDSPALAEAHIGIAVGSGTDIAIETADVVLMSDNLSNIFKAIKLSKETIKNIKQNLFWAFFYNVIGIPLAAGLFYGVAGIRLNPMVAGAAMAFSSVSVVTNALRLKKIKI; encoded by the coding sequence ATGAGTTTTGAGAATAATCATGTAAAAGAAGAATATATTGTAGAAGGCATGACCTGCGCGGCATGTGTAAGAGCCGTTGAAAAAGCTGTCTCTAAAATCGAAGGAGTGGAGAGGCCTGTAGTAAATCTCGCTACGGAACGTCTTACATTCGAAGTGTCCCAGGAAGTCGATAAAGGCAGAGTATTTGAGGCAGTAGAGCGGGCAGGATACAGTCTTAAAGAAATTCCGGTTTTTAGGAAGGCTGTAATGGAAATTGATGGAATGACATGCGCTGCCTGCAGTGCAGCCGTAGAAAAAGCAATCGGAAGGCTGCACGGAGTTGAGAATGTCAGTGTCAATCTATCTTCGGACACCGTTTCTTTTAAGTACGATCCCAACATCTTGAAAATTGGAGAGGTGAAGAAAGTAGTTGAAAAAGCCGGATATAGGCCAGGCAACCTCGTCACTGAAGCATTTGAAGAGAGCCGACTGAAAAAAGAGGCTGCAATAGCATCCTACAAGAGGAAATTCATATTTTCTGCGGCCTTCGCTCTGCCGCTGCTGATAATTGCCATGGGCCATATGATGGGCCTTTCGCTTCCGGCAATCATCGATCCCCATCTCAATCCCCTTAACTTCGCCATAGTTCAGCTAATTCTAACGATTCCAATAGTAGTTGCGGGCAGAGATTTCTATTCCAAGGGAATACCAAATCTCTTCAGAGGAAGCCCAAATATGGACACTTTAGTAGGTCTAGGGACGGGAGCGGCATTCTCTTACGGAATCTTTGCGACGGTTCAAATAGCCCTCGGTAGACACAGCTACGTAGGAGATTTGTACTTTGAATCGGCCGGAGTGATTATCGCTCTAATATCTCTCGGCAAGTATCTTGAGAATCTTTCAAGGGGAAGAACTTCCGATGCCATAATGAAACTTATGAATCTCTCTCCCGAAACGGCTCTCGTAAAACGGCAGGACGTCTTCGAAGAAGTAGCGATTGAAGAGATAGAGGTTGGAGACGTTCTTCTTGTCAAACCTGGTATGAGAATCCCGGTGGATGGGGAAGTCTTGAATGGTGCAAGCTCAGTAGACCAGTCAATGATTACTGGGGAATCGATTCCCGTAGATATCTCAGAGAGTTCGAAAGTAATTGGCGGTACTACGAATATAAATGGAGCATTCGAAATGAGGGCAACTGTCGTTGGCAGTGACACATTACTTTCGAGAATAATCAAACTCGTCGAGGACGCACAGTCGTCAAAGGCTCCGATAGCCAGAATGGCCGATGTCGTCAGCGGTTATTTCGTGCCATTCGTTCTAGTGATTGCGGCAGTTACCTTCCTTGTCTGGATGACGCTTGGATATGGTCTCGTCTTTTCAATGTCCATGATGATAGCGGTGCTTGTAATAGCCTGTCCCTGCGCACTCGGACTTGCCACGCCTACCGCGATAATGGTGGGTACCGGTAGGGGAGCCGAAATGGGAATTCTTTTCCGGAACGGCGAAGCCCTAGAAACCACTCACAAAATTGGTGCTGTAGTTTTTGACAAGACTGGTACGATAACGGAAGGAAGGCCAAGGTTAGTAGATGTGCACACATTTGGAAAACACGAAAGAGAAAGGGTTATGCAAATATCGGCCAGTATTGCTTCAAAGAGTTCTCACCCGCTCGATGTGGCTATCTCCGGTGCATATAGTGGCCCTCTCCTGGAGGTTTCTTCATTTGAGGCTTATTCTGGCAAAGGAATTCTGGCGAGAGTCTCTGGGCAGGAAGTCAAGATGGGAAACCATCGTTTTACTTCTCTGACGCCGGAAGAAATGAAGTTTGTCGATGAGTTATCCAGTGAGGGTAAGACACCCGTTGTTGTCTCCATAGAAGGTAGAGCGGCAGCAGTGCTTCGTATCGCTGATGTTGTGAGAGAGGATTCTCTGGATGCGATTAAGTCTCTGAAGAAAATGGGAATAGATACTTACATGATGACCGGTGACAACTCCAGGACTGCAATGGCAATTGCTAACCAAGTTGGGATCGAGAATGTAATATCGGAAGTGATGCCGGAAGACAAAGCCAAAAAGGTTTCCGATCTCAAGAGGGAAGGTAAGACAGTGATGATGGTAGGCGATGGAATAAATGATTCTCCGGCTCTTGCGGAGGCCCATATTGGAATTGCCGTTGGTTCTGGAACGGACATCGCTATTGAGACGGCAGATGTGGTACTTATGAGCGACAACTTAAGCAACATCTTCAAAGCGATAAAGTTATCGAAGGAAACTATAAAGAACATAAAACAGAATCTCTTCTGGGCATTCTTCTACAACGTAATCGGCATACCTTTGGCAGCCGGTCTCTTCTACGGAGTTGCCGGAATAAGGCTTAATCCAATGGTAGCCGGAGCGGCGATGGCTTTTTCTAGCGTAAGTGTAGTAACCAACGCATTAAGATTGAAGAAAATTAAGATCTGA
- a CDS encoding type 1 glutamine amidotransferase domain-containing protein — translation MRLEGKKIAVLVEDGFEDLEFWVPVMRLREEGAEVVIAGREKGILFLGKSGLEAFSDSDFKSIDVSKMDGIVIPGGWAPDRLRRFEEVKSLVRDANERGKVIGMICHAGLVGISAGIVRGSKAVGSEGIKDDLINAGSVWVDEPALVDGNLVWGRVVKDIPDFCRKLVETLENGLR, via the coding sequence ATGAGATTAGAAGGTAAGAAGATAGCGGTTCTTGTTGAAGACGGCTTTGAAGATCTCGAATTCTGGGTACCGGTGATGCGGCTTCGCGAAGAAGGAGCAGAGGTGGTCATTGCTGGCAGGGAAAAGGGCATTCTTTTTCTTGGTAAGAGCGGGCTTGAAGCGTTTTCGGATTCAGACTTCAAATCGATAGACGTCTCGAAAATGGATGGGATTGTGATTCCCGGCGGGTGGGCTCCCGACAGGCTTAGACGATTCGAAGAGGTGAAGAGTCTGGTTAGAGATGCCAACGAAAGAGGAAAGGTTATCGGGATGATCTGCCATGCCGGTCTCGTTGGAATATCGGCAGGAATTGTGAGGGGTTCGAAAGCAGTAGGAAGTGAAGGAATAAAAGATGACCTAATAAATGCTGGTTCGGTTTGGGTAGACGAGCCGGCATTAGTTGATGGCAATCTAGTCTGGGGAAGAGTGGTGAAAGACATCCCTGACTTCTGCAGGAAACTGGTCGAAACTCTCGAAAATGGACTCCGTTGA
- a CDS encoding SHOCT domain-containing protein — protein MFFGFLIVIFAVAFFLKPDILKSRMTISSSYDKEMRVLRERLANGEISIEQYEQLKKALSEEK, from the coding sequence ATGTTCTTTGGATTCCTAATAGTAATCTTTGCGGTAGCATTCTTTCTGAAGCCTGATATCCTGAAGAGTCGAATGACTATCTCCTCCTCATATGACAAAGAAATGAGAGTTCTCAGAGAAAGACTGGCTAATGGAGAGATCTCAATTGAGCAGTACGAGCAACTGAAAAAGGCGCTGTCTGAGGAAAAATGA
- a CDS encoding heavy-metal-associated domain-containing protein, translating to MRLTIEGMSCNHCKMRVEKSLKALEGVKDVEVDLGTGVATISTSKEIEDRLLKEAVEDAGYLLKGIER from the coding sequence ATGAGACTGACAATTGAAGGAATGAGCTGCAACCACTGCAAGATGAGGGTTGAAAAATCATTGAAGGCTCTGGAAGGAGTCAAGGACGTAGAAGTCGATCTTGGAACCGGAGTGGCAACCATTAGCACTTCAAAGGAAATAGAAGACAGGTTGCTGAAAGAAGCCGTAGAAGATGCCGGCTATTTGTTAAAGGGAATCGAAAGATAA
- a CDS encoding nuclear transport factor 2 family protein → MEPSEMSAREVLKAFFESYRNQDFESLKSLCTDNITYINPEGLSSNGIDEFLQLLKREFESFGVLFEPISWESSVERPSFCYFSWKRGVKFARKAALRRVETFGSAFLLKVEKKWQLVHFQQAFSGSYASLFRTREK, encoded by the coding sequence GTGGAGCCAAGCGAGATGTCGGCCAGAGAGGTTCTAAAGGCCTTTTTCGAGAGCTACAGGAATCAGGATTTTGAATCGTTGAAGTCACTTTGCACCGATAATATTACCTACATCAATCCCGAGGGACTATCCAGTAATGGCATAGATGAGTTTCTCCAGCTTCTGAAAAGAGAGTTCGAATCATTCGGGGTTCTTTTCGAACCGATATCCTGGGAATCCTCTGTTGAAAGACCTTCATTCTGTTATTTTTCATGGAAAAGAGGCGTCAAGTTTGCTAGAAAAGCCGCCTTAAGGAGAGTTGAGACTTTTGGTTCGGCCTTTCTACTAAAGGTTGAGAAGAAGTGGCAGCTTGTTCACTTCCAGCAAGCGTTTTCTGGTTCTTACGCGAGCCTATTCAGGACAAGGGAAAAGTAA
- a CDS encoding GNAT family N-acetyltransferase, with product MRKIDGSEWRNLLPFLYKNREFSMFIIGDIENTSPDSDNMEIYLDGDFDSPRGILLRYYKFLILSDGAGMNFREAAGVVRRYEQAMMLSGTISGIDRISPYLQEIREEEETLRFAVLREPNLNAAGFEVRRATTEDAEKLLAFLFLIEEFHATDEESFMATLKDGSTRRYIIEDQGEILATAASTSESSDMAMIIGVATGKDFRGRGLASAVVSKLCEDLLAEGRTPCLLYDNPEAGRIYNRLGFREIGKLKTLRFKKR from the coding sequence ATGAGAAAAATCGACGGCAGTGAGTGGAGGAATCTTCTTCCCTTTCTTTACAAAAACAGGGAGTTCAGCATGTTCATTATCGGCGATATAGAGAATACAAGTCCTGATTCGGACAACATGGAGATTTACCTAGATGGAGACTTTGACAGTCCTAGAGGCATTCTGCTTCGATACTACAAATTTCTCATTCTTTCCGACGGGGCGGGGATGAATTTCAGAGAAGCGGCAGGCGTTGTGAGGAGGTATGAACAGGCTATGATGCTTAGCGGAACCATCTCGGGTATAGATAGGATATCTCCGTATTTGCAGGAGATACGTGAAGAGGAAGAAACTCTCCGCTTCGCAGTTTTGAGGGAACCCAATCTTAATGCGGCCGGGTTTGAGGTAAGAAGGGCTACTACTGAGGATGCAGAGAAGCTTCTGGCCTTTCTTTTCTTAATAGAAGAGTTCCACGCAACGGATGAAGAATCCTTCATGGCCACACTGAAAGACGGGAGCACAAGAAGATACATAATCGAAGATCAGGGCGAAATACTGGCCACGGCGGCCAGTACCTCCGAGAGTTCCGATATGGCAATGATTATTGGAGTCGCAACCGGCAAGGATTTCAGAGGGCGAGGTCTTGCTTCGGCAGTTGTATCCAAGCTGTGTGAAGATCTACTCGCCGAGGGAAGGACACCATGTTTGCTATACGACAATCCAGAGGCGGGAAGGATCTATAATCGGCTGGGTTTTAGAGAGATCGGTAAGCTGAAAACACTCAGGTTCAAAAAACGATGA
- a CDS encoding metal-sensing transcriptional repressor has product MDNHSHHKHSGALKILRTARGQIDGIIKMIEEERYCIDISTQLLAVISLLKKANTTVVNKHIETCIREAIDSGNVDEKIGELETLMKYIEKSL; this is encoded by the coding sequence ATGGATAATCATTCTCATCACAAACACAGCGGCGCGTTGAAGATTCTCAGGACAGCAAGGGGTCAGATAGACGGTATCATAAAGATGATAGAAGAAGAGCGATATTGCATAGATATTTCGACACAGCTCCTGGCCGTTATCTCTCTTCTCAAAAAGGCAAACACAACCGTTGTCAACAAACACATCGAAACATGCATAAGGGAAGCTATTGATTCAGGAAATGTCGATGAGAAGATAGGTGAACTGGAGACGCTTATGAAATACATCGAAAAGAGCCTCTAA
- a CDS encoding 4Fe-4S binding protein: MTNRKAAALRVIVEVGFLFLFFFLLRSRDLQKWFLIFGIGLVGALFLGRFYCGWICPMETLFRPINWLYSKLRVKRLKTPAIFKNNVFRWSILVLFLLLMVAVRIFKIKVNLLLYITAFSVLITLVFEEEFWHRYMCPFGTLLSLFSRKPLFGMKVEKPPCVSCGICQNVCPVSAIETEEDGMKIDTSECLVCLKCKESCPKISIKYSVLK; the protein is encoded by the coding sequence ATGACAAATAGAAAGGCCGCGGCTCTGAGAGTAATTGTAGAGGTTGGCTTCCTGTTCCTATTCTTTTTTCTTCTGAGGAGCAGGGATCTCCAGAAGTGGTTCTTAATTTTCGGGATCGGTCTGGTCGGAGCTCTATTTCTGGGAAGGTTTTACTGCGGGTGGATCTGCCCAATGGAAACACTTTTCAGACCCATAAATTGGCTCTATTCAAAGCTTAGAGTGAAGAGGTTAAAGACACCAGCAATCTTCAAGAACAATGTATTCAGATGGTCTATACTTGTTCTCTTCCTTTTGCTTATGGTAGCGGTAAGAATCTTTAAGATCAAGGTCAACCTTCTTCTATACATAACTGCCTTCTCTGTTCTGATAACTCTGGTATTCGAAGAAGAGTTTTGGCACAGGTATATGTGTCCCTTTGGAACCTTGCTGTCTCTCTTTTCAAGAAAACCGTTATTTGGAATGAAGGTGGAAAAACCACCGTGTGTTTCCTGCGGGATCTGTCAGAATGTTTGCCCTGTAAGTGCAATCGAAACCGAAGAAGATGGAATGAAGATTGACACTTCGGAATGTCTTGTATGTCTTAAATGCAAAGAGAGCTGCCCAAAAATTTCGATAAAGTATTCCGTATTGAAATGA
- a CDS encoding PAS domain S-box protein — MSTEEGSDNLARSVFALQERMKELDCVYRIFNELHKSSTADEAVVSALEQLPRGFRFPELTAIRIEIDGNEHRSVDQWSDERMISAEIVVNGKKIGTISVSLTEELDIKGSPFLKEEKKLLSGVAVALSNTLERVIIQRELKESLARLTFAVDASGEGIWDWDIETGKVIFSKRWKEILGFSDEEISDHFSEWEKRIHPEDVEEVKSVLNRCLKGDIPFYEKEYRLIGKNGSLVWVRDRARIVSRDSEGKPLRMVGMYTDLTQRRMDEIKLQKLNKLLTLMFRANEFLVHAKDEHSLLKGLCDIVVENGGFPLVWIAFKKSGGKMLTPVAVSGVAKGYPYEVAVAWDNSELSRSAIGKAIKTGRTFISRDIDSSPDYLPWKKTILKYGLKSSIAVPLVIGKEIIGGFVIYSTEEDAFDNEEVLLLEELGEDISYGILSLRLEAQLEHQSGVLSSIRRVNQLIVSATDVEELIKRATELMTGSRGFERCLLVLVENGDVKNWAASGFSRTQLLEVDSIFESGEIPPLLRRTMEEEGVISLTGRKSSKQCVTISDSDDLAVFAKGLRIGGNILGAMAVVMKQSFSFSKDERDLFSEIVDDISFAIHKIRIEKNERVLQKRFSLFMDKLPGAVFISDSDLKTSYFNDFAARVFGFKEDWKGKNPEANYPGELDKLILQDDRRTQNGENIVREERVLGTDGKERILYVQKFPIVSEGDKPMVGAIAMDITEWKLAEMALTRLGRVIDLSVNELYIFDSETLRFLQANKGALENSGYSLEELRKMTPLDLKLEMDKRAFEDILFRLKREPGSYEVFETVHIRKDGSKYPVEVRLQLHDNEYERVFVAIVLDISVRKIAEESVKKSLESLINTLSSLVEARDPYTSGHQKRVSELSTAIARKLFSEDEMHEDIVESIRVAALLHDIGKSAVPTEILTKPVRLNNLEYDLVREHSKKGYDILKEVYFPWPIADIVAQHHERLDGSGYPRGLTGDEIRIEARIIAVADVVEAMSSHRPYRASLGIEAALDEIRQNSGRFYDRRVVEACLELFEEGFQFTE; from the coding sequence GTGTCGACTGAAGAAGGCAGCGACAACCTGGCAAGATCAGTTTTCGCTCTTCAGGAGCGGATGAAGGAATTGGATTGCGTTTACAGAATATTCAATGAGCTTCATAAGTCTTCGACTGCCGATGAAGCAGTTGTATCTGCATTGGAACAGCTTCCTCGGGGATTTAGATTTCCCGAACTGACGGCGATAAGAATAGAGATCGATGGAAATGAGCATAGATCAGTCGATCAATGGTCTGATGAAAGAATGATTTCAGCGGAAATCGTTGTGAACGGAAAGAAAATAGGAACAATAAGTGTCTCCTTAACAGAAGAGCTCGACATAAAGGGAAGTCCTTTTCTTAAGGAAGAAAAGAAACTTCTTTCGGGAGTAGCTGTTGCGCTTTCAAATACCCTTGAGAGAGTAATCATTCAGCGGGAACTGAAGGAAAGTCTCGCAAGACTAACTTTCGCAGTAGATGCTTCTGGCGAAGGCATATGGGACTGGGATATTGAGACCGGCAAGGTTATTTTCTCCAAGCGATGGAAGGAGATACTTGGTTTCTCTGACGAAGAGATCTCTGATCACTTCAGCGAATGGGAGAAGAGAATTCATCCCGAAGATGTTGAAGAGGTGAAGTCTGTTCTCAATAGATGTCTCAAAGGCGATATACCCTTCTATGAAAAGGAGTACAGACTAATAGGGAAGAACGGTTCTCTTGTCTGGGTTCGTGATAGAGCACGAATTGTCTCAAGAGACAGTGAAGGAAAACCCTTGAGGATGGTCGGAATGTACACCGATCTTACCCAGCGCAGGATGGACGAAATTAAACTTCAGAAACTCAACAAATTGCTAACCCTAATGTTCAGAGCAAACGAATTTCTCGTCCATGCAAAGGATGAACATTCTTTACTGAAGGGACTTTGTGACATCGTGGTCGAAAACGGAGGGTTTCCTCTTGTCTGGATAGCCTTCAAGAAGTCCGGGGGAAAAATGCTGACACCTGTTGCGGTAAGCGGAGTGGCAAAGGGTTATCCCTACGAAGTTGCAGTCGCCTGGGATAACAGCGAATTGAGCAGAAGCGCAATAGGAAAAGCCATAAAAACCGGCAGGACATTCATTTCAAGGGATATCGACAGTTCACCAGACTATCTTCCTTGGAAGAAAACGATTCTGAAGTACGGGTTGAAGTCATCGATTGCCGTGCCCCTTGTTATTGGAAAAGAGATCATCGGCGGCTTTGTTATTTATTCCACAGAGGAAGATGCATTTGATAATGAGGAGGTTCTCCTTCTCGAAGAGCTCGGCGAAGATATCTCCTATGGAATACTGTCACTGAGACTAGAGGCTCAGCTAGAGCATCAGAGCGGTGTTCTATCATCTATTAGAAGAGTAAACCAGCTGATAGTATCGGCAACCGATGTTGAAGAGTTGATCAAAAGGGCGACGGAGCTTATGACGGGTTCCCGCGGTTTCGAAAGATGTCTTCTTGTTCTCGTTGAGAATGGAGATGTGAAGAACTGGGCCGCTTCTGGCTTCAGCAGAACGCAGCTGCTCGAAGTCGACTCCATTTTCGAGTCGGGAGAAATTCCTCCTCTTTTGAGAAGGACAATGGAAGAAGAAGGAGTGATCTCCTTAACTGGAAGAAAGTCCAGCAAACAATGCGTAACAATCAGCGATTCAGATGATCTTGCAGTCTTCGCGAAAGGGCTCAGAATCGGTGGCAATATCCTGGGTGCTATGGCCGTAGTTATGAAACAGAGCTTCTCTTTTTCGAAGGATGAAAGAGATCTCTTTTCCGAAATCGTGGATGATATTTCTTTTGCGATCCATAAGATAAGAATTGAGAAGAACGAGAGAGTTCTCCAGAAGAGGTTTTCTCTTTTCATGGATAAACTGCCCGGAGCCGTGTTCATTTCTGACAGTGACCTGAAGACTTCATACTTCAATGACTTCGCAGCCAGAGTCTTTGGTTTCAAAGAAGACTGGAAAGGAAAGAATCCCGAAGCCAACTATCCCGGAGAACTCGACAAGCTGATTCTTCAAGATGATAGAAGGACTCAAAACGGGGAGAACATCGTGAGGGAAGAGAGGGTACTCGGTACCGACGGCAAGGAAAGGATCCTCTATGTTCAGAAGTTTCCAATTGTTTCAGAAGGAGATAAACCGATGGTCGGTGCAATCGCCATGGATATTACCGAATGGAAGCTCGCAGAGATGGCCCTCACCAGATTGGGAAGAGTCATAGATCTTTCAGTGAATGAGCTATATATATTCGATTCAGAGACTCTGAGATTTCTTCAAGCGAACAAGGGTGCTCTAGAGAATTCAGGGTACTCTCTTGAAGAGTTGCGAAAGATGACTCCACTGGATCTGAAGTTGGAGATGGATAAAAGGGCCTTCGAAGATATTCTCTTTAGGCTCAAAAGAGAACCGGGAAGTTACGAAGTCTTCGAAACCGTTCACATAAGAAAGGATGGCTCCAAATATCCCGTTGAAGTAAGACTACAGCTTCACGACAATGAATACGAACGTGTCTTTGTTGCCATTGTCCTGGATATCTCCGTGAGAAAGATCGCCGAGGAATCGGTGAAAAAGAGTCTTGAGTCACTTATAAATACTTTGTCTTCGCTTGTCGAAGCGAGGGATCCCTACACTTCCGGCCATCAGAAACGTGTAAGCGAGCTTTCGACAGCAATAGCGAGAAAGCTGTTTTCTGAAGATGAGATGCATGAAGATATCGTTGAATCGATAAGAGTAGCTGCTTTGCTTCATGACATAGGGAAGAGTGCAGTGCCCACCGAAATACTGACGAAGCCGGTAAGACTGAACAATCTCGAATACGATTTAGTCAGAGAGCATTCAAAGAAGGGGTACGACATACTGAAAGAGGTTTACTTCCCATGGCCGATAGCTGACATCGTTGCTCAACACCATGAGAGACTTGATGGATCCGGATATCCAAGAGGATTAACGGGCGATGAAATCAGAATAGAGGCCCGTATTATTGCCGTTGCCGATGTAGTTGAGGCAATGTCTTCTCACAGACCTTATAGAGCATCTCTTGGAATAGAGGCGGCACTGGATGAAATACGGCAGAACTCCGGAAGGTTCTACGATCGCAGAGTCGTCGAGGCCTGCCTTGAACTTTTCGAAGAGGGGTTTCAATTCACCGAGTAA
- a CDS encoding L-lactate MFS transporter — translation MDNTKKAWLVVFSGLGVNLTLGVLYSWGIISAALIDDFKWTATQTQIPYMLASAVFALTMIPGGKLQDKFGPRPVLFVSSILAGLGFFFSGLNLSVAGLTFFFGLVFGLAMGFGYSSPTPAAVKWFHSDHRGLISGIVVSGFGLAPVYIAPLTSGLIGLFGLPTSLMILGLLFFLIVFTLSFFISNPQEGVEKVRLKKKPRKVHRLTSKDYTLKEMVRTPQFYILWTMFFFGTFAGLLIIGQMSKIGLEQASISNGFLLVVVYAIFNFIGRVTWGSISDFIGRTATLFAMFAIQALVYFLFSSLTNPLALLIGKSVVGFTFGGMLAIFPVVTADFYGVKNLGVNYGVMITAWGVGGVIGPLLGGIARDITGGYEISYIVSAVLSVAGALLSLVIRHPEEEKREKNGGRADAKEN, via the coding sequence GTGGATAATACAAAGAAGGCCTGGCTCGTAGTCTTCAGTGGTCTTGGAGTCAACCTTACGCTCGGCGTCCTCTATTCATGGGGAATTATTTCTGCGGCCCTGATAGACGACTTCAAATGGACTGCAACTCAGACTCAAATCCCTTATATGCTGGCTTCTGCGGTTTTCGCTCTCACTATGATTCCCGGGGGAAAGCTTCAGGACAAGTTTGGCCCGAGACCCGTTCTCTTTGTTTCATCGATCCTTGCCGGCCTGGGTTTCTTCTTTTCCGGCCTGAACCTTTCGGTTGCAGGTCTGACGTTTTTCTTCGGTCTTGTCTTCGGTCTTGCAATGGGTTTTGGTTATTCATCGCCAACGCCGGCCGCAGTGAAGTGGTTCCACTCCGACCATAGAGGGCTAATATCTGGAATCGTTGTCAGTGGCTTCGGTCTGGCACCGGTGTATATTGCACCGTTGACGTCAGGCCTCATTGGTCTGTTTGGTCTGCCCACGTCCCTTATGATACTGGGTCTTCTATTCTTTCTAATAGTCTTCACTCTCTCGTTCTTCATAAGTAATCCCCAAGAGGGAGTCGAAAAGGTAAGACTGAAAAAGAAGCCGAGAAAGGTCCATAGACTGACCTCAAAGGATTACACCCTTAAGGAGATGGTTAGAACGCCACAGTTCTACATACTGTGGACCATGTTCTTCTTTGGAACATTTGCGGGATTACTCATTATTGGCCAGATGTCTAAGATCGGTCTTGAGCAGGCATCGATTAGTAACGGCTTTCTTCTCGTGGTTGTATATGCAATCTTCAATTTCATTGGCCGGGTTACCTGGGGAAGCATCTCCGACTTTATTGGGAGAACGGCCACACTTTTCGCTATGTTTGCCATACAGGCACTTGTTTACTTCCTGTTCAGCTCGTTAACAAATCCTCTTGCTTTATTAATAGGCAAGAGCGTTGTTGGGTTCACATTTGGTGGAATGCTTGCAATCTTTCCGGTTGTGACGGCTGACTTTTACGGTGTTAAGAATCTTGGAGTGAATTACGGTGTAATGATAACGGCGTGGGGTGTTGGCGGAGTTATCGGGCCATTGCTCGGAGGAATCGCCCGTGATATCACCGGTGGGTATGAGATAAGCTACATAGTCTCGGCCGTGCTAAGCGTAGCGGGCGCTCTGCTGAGCCTGGTCATCAGGCATCCCGAAGAAGAAAAACGAGAGAAAAATGGGGGAAGAGCCGATGCAAAAGAGAACTGA